The following is a genomic window from Acidimicrobium ferrooxidans DSM 10331.
CACGGAGGTGACCTCGGGGGCGGCGCTCGCCGACGTCGGCATCGACGTGCTCGCACCGGCCCGGGCTGCGGCGCTCGGCGCGCCCGTGCTCGAGGAGGTGGAGCATGCGGGCGGTGCCACGGTGACCTTCTACTGCCTGCCGCTTTACGACGCGGGCGAGCTCACCGGGCACCTCGTGCTCGTGCGCGACGTCACCGACATTCGCCAGCGCGAGCGGGTCATCGCCTCGAAGGACGCCACGATCCGCGAGGTGCACCACCGGGTCAAGAACAACCTCCAGACCATCTCGTCGCTGCTGCGGCTCCAGGCGAGGCGCCTCGCCGACCAGGAGGCGGTCGCGGCGCTCGCCGAGGCGGAGCGACGCATCCGCTCGATCGCACTCGTCCACGAGTTCCTCTCGCGGGACGTGTCGGAACAGGTGGAGGTGGATGAGGTGCTGGCGGCCATCGGTCGCTTGGCCGAGGAGTCCAAGCTGCCAGGACGCACGCTCGAGCTGGCGATCGAGGGCTCGGCGGGCAAGGTCGAGGCGACCTGCGTGACGCCGCTTGCCATCGCCCTCGCAGAGCTGATCCAGAACTCCCTCGAGCACGGCTACGGCACTGAGAGAACGCACCTGCGCGTCGAGGTGGCTCTCGAGCGACACGGTCCCGAGCTCTGGGTGGTCGTGGCGGACGACGGCGTCGGGTACCCGAGCGACCTGGATGCGCGGAGCGCTCGCTCCCTGGGGCTTGCGATCGTTCGAGATCTCGTGGCCTCGCAGCTCGGCGGCACTATTCAGCTTGCGCGAACGCCCGGCGGCGGCGCGCTCACGCGGCTTCGAGTCCCCGTCGAGCGTCACGAGCGCTGACGTGGACGGCCCCGAGGGCTCTGGTACGCTGGGCCCGAAGCCCGCTGACGGTGGCGGCATGCGGAGGAGGCGTCTCGCGTGAAGATCGCGGTGTGCACGAAGCAGATCCCCGACCCTCAAGGTCCTCAGCGTCTCGGCGACGACCTGCGGCTCGATCGCTCCGGCAAGGTGCTTCTCGACGACGCGGACTCCTACGGCGTCGAGCTCGGACTCCAGCTCGCCGAGGCGAGCGGTGGCGAGGTGGTGGTCGTGTCGATGGTGCCCGACCACGAGACCGCTGGGGTCCGCCAGGCGCTCGCGATGGGCGCGGCCAGCGCGGTCGTCGTCTCTGACGATGCGCTCCGTGGGGCAGATGCCCTCACCACGGCGACGGTGCTCGCCTCGGTGGCTCGACGGGTCGGGGCCGACATGGTGCTCACAGCGACGGAGTCCACGGACGGCTACACGGGCACCGTGGCCGCCCAGATCGCGGGTCTTCTGGGATGGCCCGCCGTGACCTTCGCCAAGGGCGTCACGCTCGAGGGAACGCACGTTCGGGCCAACCGTCAGGCCGAAGACGGCGTGTGGGTCGTCGAGTCGGAGCTTCCGTGCGTGGTGAGCGTGACCGCAGGTGTCGTCGAGCCACGCTACCCCTCGTTCAAGGGCATCATGAGCGCGAAGTCGAAGCCGGTCGAGCAGCTTTCGCTCGCCGATCTCGGGCTCGAGGCGCGCGCGACGCAGCGCGTCGTCGCGGTCCAGGAGGCGGCCCAGCGTGAAGCGGGAACCGTCATCGAGGACGACGGATCCGCCGAAGCGGCTGTCGTCGCGTTCCTCGAGTCGATCAAGGTCTTGTGAAGGAGGCGACGTGGCAACTGCTTGGGTGATCGCAGAGCAGCGTGATGGTGCGCTGGCGCCGGTGACGGCTGAGCTGGTGACCGTCGCGCGCGACGTCGCCGATGAGGTGCGCGTGGTGGTCGCGGGTGACGGTGCCGGAGCGGCGTCGTCGCTGGCTGCCTACGGCGTCTCGGAGATCATCGATCTCGGGCCCCTCGACAGCGTGCTCCCTGGGCCGGTGCTTGGGGCAAGCGTTGCACGGCTGGTGGGGGAGGAGCCCTCGGTCGTCATCGGCGCGCAGACCTACACCGGGCGCGACGCACTCGGGCGTGCATCGGCCCTGCTCGGCGCTCCGGTCCTGACCAACGCCGTCGCCGTGCGGCGCGAGGGAGACCAGGTCCTCACGGAGCACCAGATCTTCGGCGGCACCATGGTGGCGACCGCCGCAGCGGAGCTGCGCGGACACGTGCTGGTGGGCGTGCGACCCAAGAGCGTCGCCGCCGTGGCCGCGGCTGCGCCGACGGCTCCCTCCGTGCGGGTTGTCGAGCCGGCACTCGATGTGCCTGGGGTCGTCGTCACGGTGGTCGATCGCCAGCGCGAGGAGCGCGAGGGGCCGAGTCTCGACGAGGCGGCCATCGTGGTCTCCGGCGGGCGCGGGCTTGGCAAGCCTGAGGCCTACCAGATGATCGAGGAGCTCGCCGCACTGCTCGGCGGTGCACCGGGTGCATCGCGGGCCATCGTGGATGCGGGATGGGTGCCCTACGCCTACCAGGTCGGCCAGACCGGTACGACGGTCAAGCCGGACCTCTACATCGCCGTCGGCAT
Proteins encoded in this region:
- a CDS encoding sensor histidine kinase encodes the protein MTELTAVGRLDQAERTALREILRFWGFLADLAFSDLFIALPDGDDFVVVAQVRPATTQTIHPGDLIETRLGPDEARHLAEAMEARVMATVDRSDGTRLIRSAALPLAIEGHLPYGVLVRERLVEHYRTTGELEATYKALYERFSRMMVQGRFPYPQSDVEEAPRVGDGVLVLDRAGRITFLSPNATSALHRLGATEVTSGAALADVGIDVLAPARAAALGAPVLEEVEHAGGATVTFYCLPLYDAGELTGHLVLVRDVTDIRQRERVIASKDATIREVHHRVKNNLQTISSLLRLQARRLADQEAVAALAEAERRIRSIALVHEFLSRDVSEQVEVDEVLAAIGRLAEESKLPGRTLELAIEGSAGKVEATCVTPLAIALAELIQNSLEHGYGTERTHLRVEVALERHGPELWVVVADDGVGYPSDLDARSARSLGLAIVRDLVASQLGGTIQLARTPGGGALTRLRVPVERHER
- a CDS encoding electron transfer flavoprotein subunit beta/FixA family protein, with the translated sequence MKIAVCTKQIPDPQGPQRLGDDLRLDRSGKVLLDDADSYGVELGLQLAEASGGEVVVVSMVPDHETAGVRQALAMGAASAVVVSDDALRGADALTTATVLASVARRVGADMVLTATESTDGYTGTVAAQIAGLLGWPAVTFAKGVTLEGTHVRANRQAEDGVWVVESELPCVVSVTAGVVEPRYPSFKGIMSAKSKPVEQLSLADLGLEARATQRVVAVQEAAQREAGTVIEDDGSAEAAVVAFLESIKVL
- a CDS encoding electron transfer flavoprotein subunit alpha/FixB family protein, which encodes MATAWVIAEQRDGALAPVTAELVTVARDVADEVRVVVAGDGAGAASSLAAYGVSEIIDLGPLDSVLPGPVLGASVARLVGEEPSVVIGAQTYTGRDALGRASALLGAPVLTNAVAVRREGDQVLTEHQIFGGTMVATAAAELRGHVLVGVRPKSVAAVAAAAPTAPSVRVVEPALDVPGVVVTVVDRQREEREGPSLDEAAIVVSGGRGLGKPEAYQMIEELAALLGGAPGASRAIVDAGWVPYAYQVGQTGTTVKPDLYIAVGISGATQHLVGMKGAKHIVAINKDKDAPIFQVADLGIVADASSLLPRVIEAVRARQAAS